Within Massilia endophytica, the genomic segment TTCATCTTCGGATCAGCCATGAATCACTCCGTTGTTGCTCAAAACGCGGTTATTAAATTGGTTGCTTAGCACTAGCAAGTTGTAGGATAGCATTTATGTTGTTCCAAAGCGAACAAAAGGCCCCCCAGCGAGGGGCAAAACGCCAATACCGTATCAAACGCGCAAAGCGCGCGATCCATGCTGGGCAAGATATCCCAGCACCATGCCCGGCAGCGCCTGCAGCGCCCCTACCTCGTGCGTGGCGCCGACGGCAATCGCCTCGCGCGGCATGCCGAACACGACGCAGCTCGCCTCATCCTGGGCAAAATTATACGCCCCGGCCGCCTTCATCTCCAGCATGCCCGCCGCGCCGTCCTTGCCCATTCCGGTCAGGATAACGCCAACCGCGTTTTTACCCGCGTTCTGTGCGGCGGAACGGAACAGCACATCCACAGAGGGGCGGTGGCGGTTGACGGGCTCGCCCTGATCCAGCTTGGTCATATAGTTGGCGCCCGAGCGCGCCAGCATCAGGTGCGAATGGCCGGGCGCGATGTAGGCATGGCCCGGCAGTATGCGCTCGTTGCCCGCCGCCTCCAGCACCGCGATCTTGCACAGGGAATCGAGGCGCTTGGCGAAGGAACGGGTGAAGCCTTCCGGCATGTGCTGGGTGATCAGGATGCCGGGGCAGTCCGACGGCATCTGCATCAGGAATTCGCGGATCGCCTCGGTGCCGCCGGTGGAGGCGCCCACGATGATCAGCTTTTCCGAGGACATGAGCGGATTGCGCAGCTGGGGCAAGGTGCCCTGCCCTTCCGCGCCCGGCTGCGGCAGGGTGCGGGCCCGGATGCGGGCCTTGGAGGCGGCGCGGATCTTGTCGGCGATGAGGTCCGTGTACTCGCGCATGCCGCTCTGGATCGAGATCTTGGGCTTGGTGACGAAATCGACGGCGCCCAGCTCCAGCGCGCGCATGGTGATCTCGGAACCGCGCTCGGTCAGCGAGGACACCATCACCACCGGCATGGGGCGCAGGCGCATCAGCTTTTCCAGGAAGTCCAGGCCGTCCATCTTCGGCATCTCGACGTCCAGGGTCAGCACGTCCGGGTTGTGCTGCTTGATCAGTTCCCGCGCCACCAGGGGGTCGGGCGCCGTGGCCACCACCTGCATGTCCGGCTGGCTGTTGATGATCTCGCTCATGACGCTGCGGATCAACGCAGAGTCGTCGACGATCAGTACCTTCGTTTTCATGGAACGTCCCTTGTCTCTTTCTAGAACAGCTCGACCTCGCCAGCCACCGGCTGGACTTTGAGGCGGCTTGCATATTCGATTTCGCGTTTGGCCAGCGTATCGTTATGGGTCTGCATCAGCTTCTTGACCAGCACCTTGCCCGTGCGGGGGAAGAAGTACACCTTGCGCGGATAGATGTCGTTCAGGTCCTCGGCCACGATGCGGATCTTCTCGTTCTTCAGGAAGGTCTGCACGAAGGCCGCATTGCGCTCGCCCACGTTCATGGCCGTGAAGCCTTTCAGCACGGCGCCGCCGCCGAAGACCTTCGCTTCCAGGTTCTCGCGCCGCGCGCCCGACTTCAGCAGGTCGTTGATCAGCACCTCCATCGCGTAGGTGCCGTAGCGCGCCGAGGCGGACACGGGGCTGTTCACGTCGCCGCCCCCGTCCGGCAGCATGAAGTGGTTCATGCCGCCCAGGCCCGTGGTGCGGTCGCGGATGCAGGCCGACACGCAGGAGCCGAGCACCGTCACGATCAGCATGTCCTTGTTGGTGAAGTAGTACTCGCCAGGCAGGATCTTGGCGGCGTCGCAGTCGAAGGTGCGGTCGAAATAGACGTTTGTGGCGAACTGTTCTTTATCCATGATCTTCTTTCTTACGCACGCTGCGGCGACTGGCGGACGGCGGCGCCACGCCGTTCGTCCAGCTCATACACCGTCTTGCCGCGCAGTTTCAGCGAGTCCGACACATACAGGAAATTCTCGGAGTGGCCCGCGAACAGCAGCGCGTCCTGCTTCATCAGCGGCACGAAGCGCGACAGGATCTTGCGCTGCGTGGCCTTGTCGAAGTAGATCATCACGTTGCGGCAGAAGATCACGTCGAAGGGGCCGCGGATGTCCCACTGCTCGTCCAGAAGGTTGAGCTGGCGGTAGACGATCAGCTGGCGCAGCTCGGGGCGCACGCGCACCATGCCCGCCTTGTCGCCCTTCCCGCGCAGGAAGAAGCGGCGCTGGCGCTCGGCGGCCATCTTGTCGATGCGCTCGATCGGATAGATGCCGTTGGCGGCCGTCGCCAGCACATTGGTGTCGATGTCGGTGGCGATGATGTTCACCGGCGGCGTGAGCGTGTTGAAGGCCTCGCAGCAGGTGATCGCGATCGAATAGGGCTCCTCGCCCGTGGAGCTGGCCGAGCACCAGATGTTGATCGGCTCGTTGCGGTGCGCCTTCACATGCTCCGCCAGCAGCGGAAAATGGTGCGCCTCGCGGAAGAAAGAAGTCAGGTTGGTGGTCAGGGCGTTGGTAAACGACTCCCACTCGTCGCCCAGGCGGCCCGCTTCCAGGTCGTCCAGGTACTTGACGAAGGAGTTGATGCCGGTGGCGCGCAGGCGGCGCGCCAGGCGGCTGTACACCATCTCTTGCTTGCTGTCGGCCAGCGCGATGCCGGCCCGTTTGTAGATCATCGCGCGGACCCGCTCGAAGTCCTTGCTGTTGAAATCAAACTCTTTGACGGTGTCTTTGGACATATCCCATTCCTGCCAGGCGGGGGCTCAGCCCCGCGCCTCGATTAAAACTCTTCCCAGTCGTCGCCCGGTGCGGCCGCGGCTGCGGCCAGCTTCTTGGGCGCGGCCGGCTTGGCCGCCACGCGCGGCGCTGCCGGACGCGGCGCCGGGGCGGGCGCCGCCGCCGGAGCCGGACGCACCGGCGCGGCGCGCTTGAATTCGTCGCCCGCCAGCTTGAAGATGCTGACGGCCGCCGCCAGCTTCTGCGCCTGCTCCTGCATGCTTTCCGCCGCTGCCGCCGCCTCTTCCACCAGGGCCGCGTTCTGCTGCGTCATTTCGTCCATCTGCGTGATGGCCTGGTTCACTTCCTCGATGCCGTGGCTCTGCTCCTGCGTCGCCGCCGTGATCTCGCCCATGATGTCGGCCACCTGCTTGATCGAGGTCACGATCAGGCCCATGGTCTGGCCGGCCTCGTCGACCAGGCGCCCGCCGGTATCGACCTTGGTCACGGAATCGTCGATCAGGGCCTTGATCTCCTTGGCCGCGCTGGCCGAACGCTGGGCCAGGTTGCGCACTTCGGATGCCACCACCGCAAAGCCCCTGCCCTGCTCGCCCGCGCGGGCCGCTTCCACGGCCGCGTTCAGCGCCAGGATATTGGTCTGGAAGGCGATGCCGTCGATGACACCGATAATGTCCACGATCTTGCGCGAGGAGTCCTTGATCGAGCCCATGGTATCGACCACCTGCTCCACCACGCTGCCGCCCTTGACTGCGATCGAGGACGCCGACACGGCCAGCTGGTTGGCCTGGCGCGCGTTGTCCGCGTTCTGCTTCACGGTGGACGTCAGTTCTTCCATCGAGCTCGCCGTCTCCTCCAGCGAGCTGGCCTGCGATTCGGTGCGGGCCGACAGGTCGGCGTTGCCCGAGGCGATTTCCTGCGAGGCCACGGTGATGGTTTCGGTGCCGCTGCGCACTTCGCTCACCGTCTTCACCAGGCTGTCGTTCATGTCCTTCAGGGCCTGCAGCAGCTCGGAGGTTTCGTCCCTGCCTTCCACGGTGACCTGCGAGGTCAGCTCGCCGGCGGCCACGCGCTGCGCCACTTCCACCGCGCCATGCAGCGGCACCGTGATCGAGCGGGTGATGACGAAGGCGCAGCCCGCGCCCAGCGCCAGGCCGATCACCGACAGCACGACCGTCAGCGTCACCACGCGGCTGTCGGAAGCTGCCGATTCCTCCTTGGTGGCGAGCACCTCGGCCGCCTGCATGTCCACCAGCTTGTTCAGGGCCGCGAGGGTGCGCTGGTTCAGCGGGTCGATGCGGCTGGCGATGACCTTGGCCGCGCCTTCGCTGTTAAAGGCCAGCACCTGGCCGATGGCTTCCTTGAAGGCCGAATCGACTTCCGCGTCCAGCGCGGCGATGTCGCTCAGCACCTTCTTCTCGGTGTCGTTCAGGCCCGTCGCCTGCAGCTTGCCGCGCGCCGCCTCGTAGCGTGCGCGCTGCTGCTTCACCTTGGCCTCTTCCGCCTGCATCTGCGCCACGTCGGACTGCAGGCCGATATTGCGCATGGCGATGCCGGTTTCCAGCATGGCGCTCTTCATGGCCTGCACGTGCGAGGTCTGGGCCGTGACCAGGTCGATCCCCTTGGTCAGCGCGACCTTGCTGCGGTAATTCAGCACGTTGGCGGCCAGCACCACCACCACCAGGATCAGCAGAATGATGCCGAAGCCGATGCCGAGCCGTGTGCCAATCTTGAAGTCGCGGATACTCATGACTTGTCTCCCTCGATGAACCCTGTTGTAGTCTCTCTTGTGCCAGCCCGCCTTCTTGCGAGGCCTTGCGGCCGGCGCCGAATCACGCGGCCAGCTTCTCGATCAGGCCCATCTCCGGGCTGGACATCAGCTTGTTGATGTCCACCAGGATCAGCATGCGCTCGTCGATGGTGCCCAGGCCGATCATGTACTCGGTGCTGAAGGCCGTGCCCATCTCGGGCGCGGGCTTGACCTGGTCCGGCGTCAGGGTCGTCACGTCGGACACGCTGTCCACCACCATGCCCACCACGCGGCCGTTGATGTTGAGGATGATGACGACGGTGAACTGGTCGTACACCGGCTCGCCCAGCTTGAACTTGATGCGCATGTCCACCACCGGGATGATGATGCCGCGCAGGTTGATCACGCCCTTGATGAACTCGGGGGCGTTGGCGATGCGCGTCACAGCCTCGTAGCCGCGGATCTCCTGCACCTTCAGGATGTCGATGCCGTATTCTTCCGAACCGAGTTTGAAGGCCAGGAACTCGTGGCCTGCGATGTCCGCAGCGCCAGCACTCTGGATTGCGTCTGCCATGGTGGACTCCTTTTACTTAGAGCGTGTGAAAAATGGATTCGTCGGCCAGCTGGCGCGACGAACGGATCAGGGCGGCCACGTCCAGGATCAGCGATACGCCGCCGTCGCCCAGGATGGTGGCGCCGGAAATGCCGGCCACCTTGCGGTAGTTCGATTCCAGGTTCTTGACCACCACCTGCTGCTGGCCCACCAGTTCGTCCACGAAGAGGCAGGCCTTGCGCCCTTCCGTCTCCAGGATCACGAGGATGCCTTCGGACGGATCGGTGAAGCGCGGCGTGATCTCGAACATCTGGTACAGCGGGATCAGGGGCAGGTATTCGCCGCGCACCTTGACCACGCGGCCCTTGCCGCTGATTTCGCGCACATCCTCGGGCTGCGGCTGCAGCGATTCGATGACGAAGCCCAGCGGCAGGATGTAGACCTCCTCGCCCACCCGGATCGACATGCCGTCCAGGATGGCCAGGGTCAGCGGCAGCGAGATGGAGATGGTGGTGCCGAAGCCCTTGGCCGAGCGGATGTCCACCGAGCCGCCCAGGGCCGTGATATTGCGCTTGACCACGTCCATGCCCACGCCGCGGCCCGACACGTCGGTGACCTGTTCGGCGGTGGAGAAGCCGGGCGCGAAGATCAGCTGCCACACGTCGGCGTCGCTCATGTTATCGCTCACGGGCAGGCCGTTCTGCCGGGCCTTGGCCAGGATGCGCTCGCGGTTCAGGCCTCCGCCGTCGTCCGACACCTCGATGATGATGTTGCCGCCCTGGTGGGTGGCGGAGAGGAAGAGCTTGCCCGTTTCCGTCTTGCCCGCGGCGCGGCGCACTTCCGGCATTTCGATGCCGTGATCGATGCTGTTGCGCACCAGGTGGGTGAGCGGGTCGACGATGCGCTCGATCAGGCCCTTGTCCAGTTCCGTGGCGGCGCCGTTGGTGATGAAGTCCACCTTCTTGCCCAGCTTCGTGGCCAGGTCGCGCACCATGCGCGGGAAGCGCGAGAACACGAAGTCCATCGGCATCATGCGGATCGACATCACCGCTTCCTGCAGGTCGCGCGTGTTGCGGGTCAGTTGGGACACGCCGTTCAGCAGGCGCTCGTGCAGCATGGGGTCGAGCTGGCTTGCGCGCTGCTCGATCATGGCCTGGGTGATCACGAGTTCGCCCACCAGGTTGATGAGCTGGTCCACCTTCTCCACCGACACGCGGATGGAGGAGGATTCGGCGCCGTGGGCGGCGGCCGGCGCAGCCGCCTTGTCGCTTTCGCGGCGGGCAGGCTTCTTCTCCAGCTCCTCGGCGGGCTTGTCGGGCGCAGGTGCATCGGTGATGCCGGCTGCCGCGCGGATCTGCTCCACCGGCTGGAAGAAGCCGTAGCCGCGCTGGTCGTCCGCCGCCGCGCTGGCGTTGGAGCGGATCTCGTCCAGCGGCTGGAAGAAGCCGTAGCCCGGGTCGCCGTCCTTAGCCTGCGGGGCGGGCGCGCCCGCCGCGGGCTGGTCGAAGAAGCCGTAGCCCAGGGCGTTCTCCACCTTGCTGCGCTCCGCGTTCTCGCGCGCGGCCTGGGTGGGCGTGAGCGCGGGCAGTTCGGAGATCTTCATCTCCTCGGTGTTCAGCACGAAGGAGCAGATGGCGATGATGTCGTCCAGGCTCTCGTGGGTGGTGGCGACGATGGCGCTGCGTTCGGCGTCGATCGGCGTGATCGACACCTCGGCCATCAATCCCAGTTCGGCAGCCAGCGCATTGACCTCGCGCTGCGCCATCTTGGGCAGCTCCAGGCGGTAGCGCCTGCCGCCGCTGTGGTCCACCGCCTCCTCCTGCGCGGCGCCGTGGAAGGACGGCGCAACGGGGGCCAGTGCGGCCATCTGCACGTCCTGCGCCAGGTGCTGCAGCATCATGCGCACGTCGCCCACGGCGTCCTGGTCCACTTCGGAACCCAGGCGGTGGCCGTCCAGCTGCATCTTCAGGATATCCTTGGCCGCCAGGAAGGCGTCGACATGCTCGCCGGTGAGCGCCATCTCGCCCTTGCGGATGCGGTCCAGCAGGGTTTCCAGGATATGGGTGACCTCCGTCATGTCCGACAGGCCGAAGGTCGAGGCGCCACCCTTCACCGAATGCGCGGTGCGGAAGATCGCATTGAGATCCTCCTCGGTGGGCGATGCCACATCGACGGCCAGCAGCAGCCGCTCCATTTCAGCCAGCAGCTCCTCGGCTTCATCGAAGAAGACCTGGAAGAACTGGCTAATGTCGATGGTCATGGCGAGACTCCGTCAAGAACTAAACACATGGCGCACCTCTAATCAGCCGATGACCTTCTTCACCACTTCGATCAGGCGCTGCGGGTCGAAAGGCTTGACCAGCCAGCCGTTGGCGCCGGCGGCGCGGCCCTTGGACTTCATTTCGTCGGAGGATTCGGTGGTCAGCATCAGGATCGGCACCTTGGCATAGGCGGGCTGCTCGCGCAGCAGCTTGATGAGGGTCAGGCCGTCCATGCGTGGCATGTTCTGGTCGGTCAGCACCAGGTCCACCGTCTGCAGCTTCGCCTTTTCCAGGCCGTCCTGGCCGTCGACGGCTTCCACCACCTGGTAGCCCGCAGCCTTCAGGCTGAAGGCCACCATCTGGCGCAGGGAGCTCGAATCGTCAACTGC encodes:
- the cheA gene encoding chemotaxis protein CheA, with protein sequence MTIDISQFFQVFFDEAEELLAEMERLLLAVDVASPTEEDLNAIFRTAHSVKGGASTFGLSDMTEVTHILETLLDRIRKGEMALTGEHVDAFLAAKDILKMQLDGHRLGSEVDQDAVGDVRMMLQHLAQDVQMAALAPVAPSFHGAAQEEAVDHSGGRRYRLELPKMAQREVNALAAELGLMAEVSITPIDAERSAIVATTHESLDDIIAICSFVLNTEEMKISELPALTPTQAARENAERSKVENALGYGFFDQPAAGAPAPQAKDGDPGYGFFQPLDEIRSNASAAADDQRGYGFFQPVEQIRAAAGITDAPAPDKPAEELEKKPARRESDKAAAPAAAHGAESSSIRVSVEKVDQLINLVGELVITQAMIEQRASQLDPMLHERLLNGVSQLTRNTRDLQEAVMSIRMMPMDFVFSRFPRMVRDLATKLGKKVDFITNGAATELDKGLIERIVDPLTHLVRNSIDHGIEMPEVRRAAGKTETGKLFLSATHQGGNIIIEVSDDGGGLNRERILAKARQNGLPVSDNMSDADVWQLIFAPGFSTAEQVTDVSGRGVGMDVVKRNITALGGSVDIRSAKGFGTTISISLPLTLAILDGMSIRVGEEVYILPLGFVIESLQPQPEDVREISGKGRVVKVRGEYLPLIPLYQMFEITPRFTDPSEGILVILETEGRKACLFVDELVGQQQVVVKNLESNYRKVAGISGATILGDGGVSLILDVAALIRSSRQLADESIFHTL
- a CDS encoding response regulator, encoding MAKTILAVDDSSSLRQMVAFSLKAAGYQVVEAVDGQDGLEKAKLQTVDLVLTDQNMPRMDGLTLIKLLREQPAYAKVPILMLTTESSDEMKSKGRAAGANGWLVKPFDPQRLIEVVKKVIG
- a CDS encoding methyl-accepting chemotaxis protein, whose protein sequence is MSIRDFKIGTRLGIGFGIILLILVVVVLAANVLNYRSKVALTKGIDLVTAQTSHVQAMKSAMLETGIAMRNIGLQSDVAQMQAEEAKVKQQRARYEAARGKLQATGLNDTEKKVLSDIAALDAEVDSAFKEAIGQVLAFNSEGAAKVIASRIDPLNQRTLAALNKLVDMQAAEVLATKEESAASDSRVVTLTVVLSVIGLALGAGCAFVITRSITVPLHGAVEVAQRVAAGELTSQVTVEGRDETSELLQALKDMNDSLVKTVSEVRSGTETITVASQEIASGNADLSARTESQASSLEETASSMEELTSTVKQNADNARQANQLAVSASSIAVKGGSVVEQVVDTMGSIKDSSRKIVDIIGVIDGIAFQTNILALNAAVEAARAGEQGRGFAVVASEVRNLAQRSASAAKEIKALIDDSVTKVDTGGRLVDEAGQTMGLIVTSIKQVADIMGEITAATQEQSHGIEEVNQAITQMDEMTQQNAALVEEAAAAAESMQEQAQKLAAAVSIFKLAGDEFKRAAPVRPAPAAAPAPAPRPAAPRVAAKPAAPKKLAAAAAAPGDDWEEF
- a CDS encoding protein-glutamate methylesterase/protein-glutamine glutaminase, with product MKTKVLIVDDSALIRSVMSEIINSQPDMQVVATAPDPLVARELIKQHNPDVLTLDVEMPKMDGLDFLEKLMRLRPMPVVMVSSLTERGSEITMRALELGAVDFVTKPKISIQSGMREYTDLIADKIRAASKARIRARTLPQPGAEGQGTLPQLRNPLMSSEKLIIVGASTGGTEAIREFLMQMPSDCPGILITQHMPEGFTRSFAKRLDSLCKIAVLEAAGNERILPGHAYIAPGHSHLMLARSGANYMTKLDQGEPVNRHRPSVDVLFRSAAQNAGKNAVGVILTGMGKDGAAGMLEMKAAGAYNFAQDEASCVVFGMPREAIAVGATHEVGALQALPGMVLGYLAQHGSRALRV
- a CDS encoding CheR family methyltransferase encodes the protein MSKDTVKEFDFNSKDFERVRAMIYKRAGIALADSKQEMVYSRLARRLRATGINSFVKYLDDLEAGRLGDEWESFTNALTTNLTSFFREAHHFPLLAEHVKAHRNEPINIWCSASSTGEEPYSIAITCCEAFNTLTPPVNIIATDIDTNVLATAANGIYPIERIDKMAAERQRRFFLRGKGDKAGMVRVRPELRQLIVYRQLNLLDEQWDIRGPFDVIFCRNVMIYFDKATQRKILSRFVPLMKQDALLFAGHSENFLYVSDSLKLRGKTVYELDERRGAAVRQSPQRA
- the cheD gene encoding chemoreceptor glutamine deamidase CheD: MDKEQFATNVYFDRTFDCDAAKILPGEYYFTNKDMLIVTVLGSCVSACIRDRTTGLGGMNHFMLPDGGGDVNSPVSASARYGTYAMEVLINDLLKSGARRENLEAKVFGGGAVLKGFTAMNVGERNAAFVQTFLKNEKIRIVAEDLNDIYPRKVYFFPRTGKVLVKKLMQTHNDTLAKREIEYASRLKVQPVAGEVELF
- a CDS encoding chemotaxis protein CheW; protein product: MADAIQSAGAADIAGHEFLAFKLGSEEYGIDILKVQEIRGYEAVTRIANAPEFIKGVINLRGIIIPVVDMRIKFKLGEPVYDQFTVVIILNINGRVVGMVVDSVSDVTTLTPDQVKPAPEMGTAFSTEYMIGLGTIDERMLILVDINKLMSSPEMGLIEKLAA